The proteins below come from a single Molothrus ater isolate BHLD 08-10-18 breed brown headed cowbird chromosome 3, BPBGC_Mater_1.1, whole genome shotgun sequence genomic window:
- the WDCP gene encoding WD repeat and coiled-coil-containing protein, whose translation MDLGKAKLLRTGLNALYQAIHPVHGIAWTDGKQVILTTLYYQNGELKFGDSNILGQFEHVHGLYWGPYCSTDIPALLAVQHKKHVSIWQLVYSSAEKKKPLISQTCEVGEPFPLLSQGCVWNPKKEVLAVLTKRDASVLHAVRTDNTRVKAEIKSSGLIHCACWTKDGNRLVVAIGSTLHSYIWDNAQKTLNICSFCPVFDVGGYICAIEATLDFQIAVATELPLDNICGINAGIAFDVPSGTEVGSLTSQSALVLGDEEYSMDTRRKSIDSDRSGVDSVASSSSGPVDLTHILANHRRSDPSPLITLKRKDSAATNGQDSSHLILVTFERKVTTTRKVTIPGILVPDIMAFDLRAQIVAVASNTSNIVLVYSVTSSSMPHIQQIQLEKNERPKGLCFLTDKLLLILIGKQRFPDSNLIPSSSSDRYVMRLMVKELMLEENSSALPETKQNMFYNFESSVNIPGRRKFFENLATEDQPQSRELLIPRSTVIQSPSGRRRLIEEVKSPSYEQSSSSSVSDLDEKRLPGDSSVALETLDAEPMNRSVSLRGFGSPSRISSRPTSPKVQFNVIQEASNSPKNNNLPSERGMSHISRNLERLCGSFNELQLSLSEITDLARNGRRISLAYPCSQEPPVVHVTYQKSFSNGSVTEETKDVLLCDGKIHLSLVQQLFDLPVIEMKHGSSWIVLTADKDGFVPLIFKATQEIIIRDGTDSSEVCGGHSYKKSIPMRPPSRVT comes from the exons ATGGATTTGGGAAAGGCAAAGCTGCTGAGAACCGGCCTCAATGCTTTATATCAAGCTATCCACCCTGTGCATGGAATTGCCTGGACAGATGGGAAGCAAGTGATACTGACTACTTTATACTATCAAAATGGAGAGCTGAAGTTTGGAGACTCAAACATTCTTGGTCAATTTGAACATGTGCATGGGCTTTACTGGGGCCCATATTGCTCTACAgacatcccagctctgctcgCTGTTCAGCACAAAAAGCACGTAAGCATTTGGCAGCTGGTCTACAGCagtgcagagaagaaaaagcccTTGATTTCTCAGACTTGTGAGGTTGGTGAGCCATTTCCACTGCTttctcagggctgtgtctggAATCCTAAGAAGGAGGTCCTGGCTGTGCTTACAAAAAGAGATGCTTCAGTCTTGCACGCCGTTCGTACTGACAATACGCGGGTTAAGGCAGAGATCAAAAGCAGCGGACTCATCCACTGTGCTTGCTGGACTAAGGATGGTAATCGTTTAGTAGTTGCTATAGGCAGTACCCTGCACTCCTACATATGGGATAATGCTCAGAAAACTCTAAATATCTGCTCCTTTTGCCCAGTTTTTGATGTGGGAGGTTATATCTGCGCTATAGAAGCCACTCTGGATTTCCAAATTGCTGTAGCTACTGAGCTTCCTTTAGATAACATCTGTGGTATCAATGCAGGCATTGCATTTGATGTGCCCTCAGGTACAGAAGTTGGTTCTTTAACCTCACAGTCTGCTTTGGTGCTTGGTGACGAGGAATACTCCATGGACACACGAAGAAAGTCCATAGATTCAGATAGATCAGGTGTTGATTCAGTTGCTTCTTCTTCATCAGGTCCTGTGGATTTGACCCATATCCTTGCAAACCACCGTCGGTCTGATCCCAGTCCTCTCATTACTCTGAAACGCAAAGACTCTGCAGCAACAAATGGTCAAGATTCTTCTCACTTGATCTTGGTGACTTTTGAGAGGAAGGTAACAACCACCAGAAAAGTCACCATCCCAGGTATTTTGGTTCCTGATATAATGGCTTTTGATCTTAGAGCTCAGATTGTGGCAGTAGCCTCTAATACTTCTAATATTGTTCTGGTGTATTCAGTAACCTCTTCCTCCATGCCTCACATTCAAcaaatccagctggaaaaaaatgaaagaccAAAGGGCCTATGCTTTTTAACAGATAAACTCTTATTGATTCTGATTGGCAAGCAGAGGTTCCCTGATTCTAATCTCATTCCATCTTCAAGTTCAGACAGGTACGTAATGCGTCTTATGGTCAAAGAATTGATGCTGGAAGAAAATTCTTCAGCATTGCCTGAGACTAAGCAGAATATGTTTTATAACTTTGAATCCTCTGTTAATAtacctgggagaagaaaatTCTTTGAGAACCTTGCCACAGAAGACCAACCTCAAAGCAGGGAGTTGTTAATACCAAGAAGCACAGTTATTCAGTCTCCAAGTGGCAGGAGAAGACTCATTGAAGAAGTAAAGAGCCCTAGTTATGAGCAGAGCTCTTCATCAAGTGTGAGTGACCTGGATGAAAAAAGGCTCCCAGGTGACTCCTCGGTGGCCTTGGAAACATTGGATGCTGAACCTATGAATCGCTCAGTGTCTCTTCGTGGCTTTGGATCACCCAGCAGAATTTCCAGCAGACCAACATCCCCTAAAGTGCAGTTCAATGTGATCCAAGAAGCATCGAATTCTCCTAAAAACAACAATTTGCCAAGTGAAAGAGGAATGAGTCACATATCTAGAAATTTAGAGAGACTTTGTGGCAGTTTCAATGAGTTACAGCTGAGCCTTTCTGAAATAACAGACTTGGCTAGGAATGGCAGGAGGATTTCTTTAGCCTACCCGTGTTCCCAGGAACCGCCTGTCGTGCATGTCACCTACCAG aaaagcttttcaaatGGATCAGTTACTGAAGAAACAAAAGACGTTCTCCTCTGTGATGGCAAGATCCATTTGAGTTTAGTCCAGCAGCTGTTTGATCTGCCTGTTATTGAAATGAAACACG GCTCTTCTTGGATTGTGCTCACGGCAGACAAGGACGGCTTTGTGCCATTAATATTCAAAGCCACACAAGAGATAATCATAAGGGATGGAACTGACAGTTCAGAAGTCTGTGGAGGTCACTCCTACAAAAAAAGCATCCCAATGCGACCACCAAGCAGAGTGACATAA